Genomic segment of Arachis hypogaea cultivar Tifrunner chromosome 11, arahy.Tifrunner.gnm2.J5K5, whole genome shotgun sequence:
tcactaggaaccatgatcaaagtgtgaacccgaatccaaagcattggctcaccatggttcggggaaaatacttagattttagtctggaaaatgtaaagCTGGCATTCAaattgccaatgatggaagaaaatgcacgcccctacacaagaagagtcaactttgatcaaaggttggaccaagtcctcatggacatatgtgtggaaggagctcaatggaagattgactcaaaaggcaaaccggttcaactgagaagactggaccttaagcctgtagctagaggatggttggagttcattcaacgctcaatcattcccactagcaatcagtctgaagttactgtagaccgggccatcatgatccatagtatcatgattggggaggaagtggaggttcatgagattatacctcaagaactctacaaggtggctgacaagtcctctactgtggcaaggttagcctttcctcacctcatttgccatctatgcaattcgactgggattgacatagagggagatatcctcattgaggaggacaagcccatcaccaagagaaggatggagcaaactagagagcctattcatggatctcaagagacgcatgaagaagctcatcaccaaaaaatccctgagatgcctcaagggatgcactttcctccacaaaacttttGGGAGCAagtcaacacctccctaggagaattaagttccaacatgggacaactaagggtggaacatcaagagcactccatcatcctccatgaaattagagaagatcaaagagctatgagagaggagcaacaaaggcaaggaagagacatagaagagctcaaggacatcattagttcttcaagaagaaaatgccaccatcactaaggtggactcattccttgttcttaaattttctgcttttcattttttttttatgttaaatgtttatctatgtttgtgtctttattacatgatcattagtatttaagtgtctatgccttaaagttatgaatatcctatgaatccatcacctctcttgaatgaaaaatgttttaattacaaaagaacaagaagtacatggtttcgaattcgtccttgaaactagtttaattattttgatgtggtgacaatacttttgttttctgaatgaatgcttgaacagtgcatatgtcttttgaagttgttgtttatgaatgttaaatatgttagctcttgaaagaatgatgaacaggagacatgttatttgataatctgaaaaatcataagaatgattcttggagcaagaaaaagcagtgaatacaaagcttgcaaaaaaaaaaatagcaaaaaaagagaaagagaaagagaaagcaagcagaaaaagccaatagcccttaaaaccaaaaggcaagggtaataaataaaaaaaaggatccaaggctttgagcatcagtggataggagggtctaaaggaataaaatcctggcctaagcggctaaaccaagctgtccctaaccatgtgcttgtggcgtgaacgtgtcaagtgaaaacttgagactgagcggttaaagtcaaggtccaaagcaaaaagaagagtgtgcttaagaaccctggacacctctaattggggactttagcaaagctaagtcacaatctgaaaaggttcacccaattatgtgtctgtgcatttatgtatctggtggtaatactggaaaacaaagagcttagggccatggccaagactcataaagtagctgtgttcaagaatcacatactgaactaggagaatcaataacaccatctgaattctaagttcctatagatgccaatcattctgaacttcaatggataaagtgagatgccaaaactattctagaggcaaaaagctacaagtcccgctcatctgattggagctaagtttcattgatattttggaattcatagtatattctcttctttttatcctatttgattttcagttgcttagggacaagcaacagtttaagtttggtgttgtgatgagcggataatttatacgctttttggcactgtttttacatagttttcagtacaatttaattagtttttagtatatttttattagtttttaattaaaaatcacatttctggactttactatgagtttgtgtgtttttctgtgatttcaggtattttttggctgaaattgagggacctgagcaaaaatcagattcagaggttgaagaaggactgcagatgctgttggattctgacctccctgcactcaaagtggattttctagagctacaaaactccaaatggtgcgctctcaattgcattggaaactaaacatccagggctttccagcaatatataatagtccatactttgcccaagtttagatgatgcaaactggcgttgaacgccagttccatgctgcagtctggagttaaacgccagaaacaggttgcaaagtggagttaaacgccagaaataggttataaactggtgttcaactccaagagaagcctctacacgtgtaaagctcaatgctcagcccaagcacacaccaagtgggccccagaagtagatttcatcatcatttacttatctctgtaaaccctagtaattaGTGTAGGATAAATAGGactctttactattgtatttacatcttcagaTCACTTTTagtcttggttcttctggttccctctttggggccgagaccaatgaactccattatcacttatgtattttcaacggtagagtttctacacaccatagattaaggtgtggagctctgctgtttctcatgaattaatgcaaagtactactgttttctatttaattcaagattattcctattctaagatatccattcgcacccaagaacatgatgaatgtgatgactatgtgacgctcatcatcattctcacttatgaacgcgtgcctgacaaacacttccgttctacatgcaaacaagctagaatgaatatctcttagatatctaatacagaggaccaagtccgagatattagaatcttcgtggtataagttagaacccatggatggccattcttgagatccagaaagtctaaaccttgtctgtggtattctgagtaggatctgggaagggatggctgtgacgagcttcaaactcgcgagtgctgggcgtagtgacagacgcaaaaggagggtgaatcctattccagtatgatcgagaacctccagatgattagccatgcaggtgacagcgcatcggaccattttcacagagaggatgggaagtagtcattgacaatggtgatgccttaCACAAAGCTtgtcatggaagggagtaggaatggttggatgaagtcagcaggaaagcagaggttcagaggaacgaaagcatctctatacacttatctaaaattctcaccaatgaattacataagtatctctatcttagtttatattttaattatgttttaattatcaatttcactataaccatttgaatatgcctgactgagatttacaaggtgaccatagcttgcttcaagccgacaatctccgtgggatcgacccttactcacgtaaggtttattacttggacgacccagtgcacttcctggttagttgtgcggaattgtgactaagtgtgattcacgtttgagagcaccaagccattggcgccattgttgaagatcacgatttcccacaccacctactcatgtgaaactataagaattaaaactctatgtgcattgataagctatgtttatgtttatgttgaaaaaaaaatatccaaaatactcaataaataaacaaggggataaaatcaccccaatgctaagtcaagcattcaaagatcaatgcatgtatgataaaattaaaacaaaaggtTGAAACATGTGTAGGGATGTGAAAGagatttctgggtagctaggtatgaattctaaagttacatagaatatatataggttatgttaaagcttgggttaattaaagattcaatttataagcttacttagtcatatatgtatccttacccttaccttggccccattataaccttgaaaagacctcatgatgtttgcattgatatattaaatgttgttgattggttaggagaagaacaaaaattagagagcatgattagagaatgatagagtgatgaccctatacactagagagactagagtgtacatacatcatcagtgagggttccatgcttgaatttctatgtttcctgctttcatgagctatcttcttgcatttttatctgtccttactgtataagaattgagttagtggaatttgatttgtaattgttttgaagagcttacttacttttgatcaagtggacaaaaatcatatagttgcattcataggtataggttgcattgcatttcataggttttacatgttcttactcattcattttatctccttcaactaagcatgaggacatgctaatgtttaagtgtagggaggttgataaactactattttatggtttatattgtgtttatttatgtggttttatcatcatctttacccacttattcattaaataagcatgcatttataattccttcctaaagttattgcatgattgaaaacttgcttcctagagacttttaattatgtattttatttctcttttattccattcgatgccgtaatctgtgtgttaagtgtttcaggctttatagggcatgaatgagttggagattggagaggaagcttgcgaaaatggaaggaacacaaggaattgaggagatgaccagcgagaagtgacgcgaccgcatggatcacgcgaccgcgcgaaagaaaggaaatcgcagtgacgcggccgcatggatgacgcgaccgcgcggcatggaatagcacaagcgacgcggccgcatggatgacgcgaccgcgtggcaaagcagaaagccgaatgacgcggccgcatggatgacgcgaccgcgtgacatgtgcgatctgcataatctgcagaatcgctgggggcgatttcgggccttatttgacccagttttcagcccagaaaagcagactagagccagagaacatgcagaaaccaacaacaacattcattccgcatagttttagtttttcagatctagttttactctccctctaggttttctctctacacattcatagtttttaggatttgttattattcattgtttttgcattgggatattgagaagagtttttacctcatcaagacttcgacattctagttcgttctctttacttgtctcttactcttccatgttccttaatttacttaattttaccattggattattttagcatttattaatacaagaattacctttatttttaattaatcttttgattattatttatcatgtctttctttaattccctttcttatgttatgaattttgcatttacaatgagcgagtagttccctaacttgatggggagttgagtgaaaggaacccttgagttgggatgctcaagagaaagattgtgatTGGGTTTATCGTTGgattactctctagtcactaacaccaatcctcccaagagtggattggaacTTATGGATAGAAACAGcactccaacttgtttgactttcccttacttgaTGAGGGACAAATAAACATAATAACCCCCAATTGTCAGTtgatcttgagagtactgcaacaagaatagggcttccagctaatcaactcccagtcaaggcttttatttaaatttatataaattctctaatttaattttctgccattcaactcaaacctttttgaaacatctgattaataaaatagcacacctttctgcaactcgttgggagacgacctgagattcatactcccagtattttaattttaatttctgtgacacccttcttaattgatgagcggatttttggttggttgagaactatacttgcaacgcatattttacaatcattcttaactcgccaatttccactCGCATCAAGCTCCCTTTCAGAAAACTTTGGTTTTGTTGATTAAAGGATTGAACATTTCCTGCAAGAAGGTAAATTTGAAGTAATAGAGTCACAAGATTTTTTCCCAACAAGTAATAGAGCACAAACAATTACCACTAGCGGCTATAGAGGTGTTGTCGTTTGAAAGCACGAGGTCATCCCATTCAAGTGTATTAAGCTCATGAAGCTTCATTTCATGACTCTCAACCATCAAATTGTCATTAAATTCTGTTTATAAAAGGAATGAAAACATAATACATAGTCAAGGGAAGAAAAACTATATAAACCAAGATGACAACACTGGTACATAGCAGTATAAATTAAAAGTAACACAAATGTTGGTAGTGGGAAGAATAAAAATGTTTGATGACTAAAGACATATGTGCATTGCATGTGCTCTTGCAAtaaattttcttctatatttttccACTAAAAACCCTTAACATCTGCATTTAAAAGGTCTCTGACTTCAAAGAAATGTAATAAAAGTTGTTCATATTGATAACTTGAAGAGTATGAATTGTATTTCTTACCACTGGTATAAGCAGTGTTAGTCCCAGAGTCTAATTCTTCTGATAACCATGGTTGGACAGAGGCTGAACTAGAATGAGAATTTACAAGTGTGACAGGAGAACCTTGTGACTGTGATAAAATGTTAATTATATTCATTAACCAATGACTGTGATAAAATGTTAATTATATTCATTAACCAGATCAAAGGGTATAACATGTAACACATTAAGCATTAGTGTGTGAgactttctctttctcttataaACATAGGATGCATTTGAATAAGCCTCTTCTTTTAAAAAACATCCTTTTTTAGTTAAACTTTTACAGAAAAATTGATTCAGAAAAAGGACAAATCAAGAAGAAAAATCATTTAAACAACCTCTTGAGTTTCACGGTAATGAACAAGGACTATGTGCTCCAGCCTcctgaaatgaaaataaatacaATTGTAAGACGATTCTATGTGCTTCTATTCAAGTAttgaaattattatattttattattatattatttatatattaaaattaactattaaaattagttattatatatttgtatataaatatatattatttaatttatttttaatatatattttatattttaatatatattttatattaaaaattaattttggtgatttaatttaatatttaattattctcaTACAGTATTAATAGGAGCCGTATAAATTAGCCTCAACTAAAATAAATAGGAATCgtgtttttatatgatttgatatgAAGAGGCGACTCCACataaaacataatataaaaattgaaattggaagaCATTATGAGCATCATTTAAACTATATATTTTGAGAAGGAAAattataggtagacaatgaaaatattaaacaatgtgaacaacagatatatcggatgttcattttactaggtgtGTGGAtggttatttaatattaaaatttaggtaaATAATTTGGAGgtatagtgtatttttattttattggtagttgttcatattgttcaagaaAGTCATTAGTTACCTAGCATAACCCTTTTGAGAATCATTGTACGTACTAGTTTGGAACCTTAGCCAGCAttctttagttaattaattaaataggaaCCATCTTTAACCAAAGAAGGAACAAATAGAAGGCAATAACACACTACAAGAAAGGACCTACTTGGTGGTTCTTTTCTTGTGAATCGCTGAGATAGGATAGGATATGATAGCCTGCATGTGAGTCGTTTACATTACACCACTCTATTGGCATTGGCAAGGAAGCTCCATGAATTGAAGCATCTTCCAAAGAAGGAAAAGTATGTAAAGGCAATGCAAGGCAAGAGGGTATCGCTACTTGGCTAACTAAACAAGCAAAGTCAGAAGCATGCCAAACACTGTCAGTGTAGTATTAAGATAATGTCAACTAGGTAAGATACAAGAATTGAGATGTTTGAATGATCCTATAAACTACAAGGAGCTATGTAATAAGTAGTATGATACTTGATTATTAGGtataacatatttttataatCCTATAAACTGCAAGGAGCTATGTAATAAAGATTACAGAGAAGCAACATAATGAGATAGATGTGCAAGATTTGACTTGATCCAAAAACTGAACAAAGAACAGAAGCCAGAGAGACAGGGAGAGATGAGTTTACCAAAACGGTTCGACCCCATAAATGGTTCTGCCTCATCAGTTGCACCACCTTGCTACTGTTCCTGAAGTTTCGAAAGAACAGTGTTACGAACACAAGCTATAGGTATACCGTGTACATGGTTATGTATCAGTATTATAATAGATGCTATTGATACTTAATTTTATGCTATATTAAGTAGACTTATACCTAGAATACCCGACTCCATCTCAAACGGTGACAGAAATCTATCGAAGCAGTGTCCTGATATTTTATAGACCAAAAGCTCATTGGTGGGATCCATGATTACTTTTCTACAAGTATCATCACaaactagaaaaagaaaagaaacattgAATTGTTAGATTTAGTCTAAACTAAAGGATTTAAACTTATGCAATGTAAAAATACACAGTAGCATTGTCTATAAAATATGTTTCGTACCATGAACTTGCCTGGTCTTCTCACAAATAAATACATCTCCAATTTCATAGTAAGAGCATGTTtccccaaaacaagcatgaacaGTTACCACTGCATCGCTGAGTCCCTTGCTGCTTTTCCATGATGACACTTGATCAGCTAATGTTTTGTCAAGGATTATTCTGTCGTCCTTCACCTTCATATGTTAAACGAATACAATTAGGGGAAGTCACAAACAGTTAAGAGGCACATCTTTTATGGAAGCAAGAAGCATTCACATCAAAGCACATTATAGTATTGGAAGAGTTTCACGTGTACCGGAAACACCGGTGTTCCAATTGTTTTAACTgttgatctaaattataaaagatatatataatatatattaattgaaatctacagttaaaacaactggaacacCGATGTTCCCAGTACACTTGAAAATTTTCCTATAGTATTAGGTATTAACAACAAACTTACTTTGCAGCCTAGCATTTGCATAATGTTATAAAATCCCTGTTAAGTTTTTTATACATACAGAGCAAAATCAAACAGGCATTACAATATAAAGTTCAGCTTTCCCCTTCATCAAATAGCTCGGAAagtaggtggtgcacgaaattgactccgcagaatttgcacagatagaccgccaagtataccgggtcgtccaagtaatacctcaggtgagtgagggtcgatcccccggaaattgttggtttgagcaagcaatggacaccttgcagatcttagttaggcagatagaaATTATACTTTGTcacaaaaaacatataaaatagataaatagaacGTTACTAGATAGATGAGAAATCAATGATGATAGAATAGTTGAGGCTTcaaagatgctttgtctttccggattaacttttcttactgtcttctttaataaccttctgattccttcaatggcagccataagtgattaactcatgtcctctcatcaagttaacctcctccactgcagcaatccaccatgttgagatgactcatgtcctctcatcaagccagctctaggtttctcactgtggtagaagatgaagctctaagcaatccactccccttcatgatcctactcaaggtgccacagagacctcacgcacccatagtcaacgagatttcatgtcacatatccaaagttgctcagatgctctattggaattcgcaatgcaatctctagctttagttcaatgctatccgggtcaggaatcgcatggaacccatgtagaataggggtgattgtcatgggtcaccctcaattcataagatgaagaacgaggttgcataagagaatagaatcagacatattgaattagaacagtaatattattgatccatgaaactcagcagagctcctaaccttaaccttaggaggttagtgactcatactgtacagaaaataataatgaaaggtcTGAATGGGCAAAGATCTCCATTGAAGCTCAAAatagttggcatctttaggaacttagaatacaggtgatactattgattctcttagttaagttcctttttattcttgaacacagcttctttagagtcttggctgtgaccctaagcactttgttttccagtattaccaccggatacataaatgccacagacatttTAACTGGGTGAATCCCTTAGGATTGTGatttagctttgctagaatccccagccagtggtgtccagagttcttaagcacactttttgctttggaccacgactttaactactcagtctcaagcttttcacttgacaccttcacaccacaagcatatagttagggaagcagctcaATTGAGCTGTTTAGGCTAAgatatttcttttaggccctcctaaccattgatgctcaaagtcttggatccttgctcttgccttttgatttaaagagctattggctttttctgcttttttttcgtatattttttttatttttgctgctttttcttgcttcaagaatcaatttttggatttttcaaattaccaataatacttaaCTTttatcctcattctttcaagagccaacattcttaactccaaaatcaaatatgcactgttcattcatacgttcagaaaacaaaagcaatgccaccacgtcaaataattgaactattcttaatatataactcgaaattcatgcatcttacttttctttttcaataaaataattattttaagcaaggtgagagatgcatggaatatttcatgcactagaaacaaacaataaaacaaaatacatggaaaataaaacaaaaaataacgtAGGCAACAGGGGAGTAAagggaacgaatccaccttaatgATGACGTCTACTACTCCTTCTAGAGGATCTAATGGAGTGCTTGATTTCCTCTATGTCACGCCCCtacctctgttgttcttccctcatgattctttgctctttcctcatggctctttgatcttctcttatgtcATGGTGATGTCCCATCCTTAGTTAATCCAtgctggagcttaattctcctagagaagtgtgtaattggtcccaatagccttgggaaggaaaatgcatcccttaaggcatctcagagatttcttgttgaggcaacTCCACATGCTCTTGCTATGGTCCATGTGctggctctctagtttgctctatcctcttcttggtgatgggcttgtcctcctcaatatgaatttctctttctatgataattccaactgaattgcataggtgacagataagGTGGGGGAAGGCCAACCTTGCTAAGGGGAAAGGCTTTTCAGCTTTcttgtacaactcttgaggtattacctcatgtacctccacctcacttccaattataatgcaatgaatcatgatggctctgtcaatggtcacttctgaccgattgctagtaggaatgatagagcgctgaataaattccaaccatcctctagctacaggcttgaggtcaagccttctcagttggatAGGCTTGCATTGAGCATCCCTCTTcgactgagctccttccacacaaatgtctgaaaggacttggtccagcctctggtcaaaattgactctcctagtgtaaggatgtggtcTCCTTGCATCAGTGGCAAATGTagcgccaaccttacactttccgggctGAAATCCAAGAGACGCCCTCGAACCATGGTATGCCAATTTTTGGGACTTGGGTTCACGCTTGTATCATGATTTTTCGTGACCTatgtattggcatagaactcttgtaccATCTAGATTTCAACCTCTGggataggattggttaggacttcccaacctctcttTCGGATTTCTCTTCAGATCTTCGGgtattcattcttttttagcctaaaggggaCTTCAAGAATCACtattttctttgccactacttcatagaagtggtcttgatgagctttggtgatgaatctttcTCTCTCCCAAgattcggaggtggaagcaactgtttttcctttcctctttctagagggttctctgactttgggtgccataagtgtgaatggaaagtaaaaagcaaggcttttcaaacaccaaacttaaaagctttgctcgtccttgagcaaaatatgaagaaaagagtataagaagaagagaattagTAGAGAAAGGAGGAGAGGAGGATTCAGCCAAGTGGGATTTAGAGTATGAATGGTATGTGTATGAAGGGTAGgaagaaggggtatttataggagtgggataGGTTAGAGTTCGAATAAATGGGTGGAAATTGGgtggaaaattttgaatttgaagtgggtgagggttggtgggagttatgatggttttgggaagtgatatggatgtgattgggttagGGATTATACGGAAGAGTGTGTGGGAAAGAGTGAatgtaagagagagaagaaggtgggggTAGGTAGAGATTCTATGGGACACACTGATCCTGAGGGGCAAGGGAATTCAAGTTCCCTGCCCCCTTGTGGACGTCGAATGCCCAGCTCTTGCTCCTGgatggtgttcaatgccagctatGTGCTcttcttgggcattgaacgcccaggttCTGCCCCctgactggcattcaacgccagcttcaggcaccctggctggcgttcaacactagcAATGTTGTTCCATATGTgcgttgaacgcccactctggcctccctggctggcgttcaatgccagcaaagGACCTACTCCAGGGTGTTATATTTTCGGCTCTGATTGTTTCTAtttctgttctaactactgcacatggtcacaaacttaaacaaatatgaaaattaaactaaaataacttaaataaactaaaaaaaaaacaagaaaacattaattattgatgggttgcctcccaacaagcgcttctttaacgtcactagcttgatggttagcTCCTTATGGAGATGGATAGGGGCTCAAAATTTTGCCCCTTATAGTGAACTTcttgcctgtgctctcatggataagTTTCAGATGTtctagagacaggatcttgttcaCAGTGTATGGAATGACTGGGTTATCAGTGAAGATCACTCTCATGCcaagtgagaggccttcagttagGATTTTCTTATCCCTCCAACCTTTAGGTACTTTATTCTTAGTACATTTATTCTCAATGCTTCATAATGGCtacccaacactaaacttagagttggtGTCTGGGGGTCCTGTATAACTTTGCAATgagagagagggttggaacactaggtgttgcacaacTGTCTCTCTTTTATCAGAAGGAGAGTTAGGgttaggcatcttgaacaagatatgATCCTCCCATAACTGTAGAATTAGCTCTCCCTtggctacatcaatgatggcattggtagtggctaggaaggatcttccaaagatgatggattcatcctctttctcCCAATATCCAAGATTATGAAATCTGCAGGAATGTAAAGgttctcaacctttactaagacgtcctctacatgatcataagcctttttcattgacctgtctgtcatctctagtgagattcttgcagcttgtacctcaaagatttccaacttctccattacaaagagtggcataaggtttatgcttgaccctaggtcacacagagccttatcaaaggtaatggtgcctatggtgcagggaatCAGGAAGCATCTGGGATCCGGCAGcttctgaggtagtttctgctgaaccaaggcattgagttccttggtgagcattgGAGGTTCTTCTTCCAATGGCTCTGTGCCAAActacttggtattcagcttcatcaAAATTCCTaggtactgagcaacttgctcttccctagtttcctCTTTCTCATTAGAGGAGGAGTACTCTGCAGATTCTATGATCCTCAACCAAGCATTCAAAGGAACTTCAATGGGCTTCTCATGAACCTTGGGTTTTATCAGTTCTTCACTAGGGAAGTTCTTAGTGGACTTAGGGTTGCCAACTATCCCTAttgtggcattcaatgccaggacttgtgttt
This window contains:
- the LOC140175958 gene encoding uncharacterized protein — its product is MNIINILSQSQGSPVTLVNSHSSSASVQPWLSEELDSGTNTAYTSEFNDNLMVESHEMKLHELNTLEWDDLVLSNDNTSIAASGNVQSFNQQNQSFLKGSLMRVEIGELRMIVKYALQV